From Pseudomonas sp. stari2, a single genomic window includes:
- a CDS encoding TonB-dependent receptor: MARQHAQLPVSSPRLLASAIGVAITAGSAGHMVFAAEKTDSKASGNAIALDATAITGEALDSTSYQVEKASSPKYTAPLVDTPRSVTVIPQQVLKDTGALNMQDALRTVPGITFGAGEGGNPQGDRPFIRGFDAQGDTYLDGVRDTGSQSREIFAVENIEVSKGPNSAIGGRGAAGGSINLVSKKAHLGNSFDGGFTWGSDQTQRYTLDGNYQFSDTAAGRLNLMSHESNVAGRDKVDYDRWGIAPSLAFGLGTDTRVNLDYYHLESNDTPDSGIPYTIPAGGSAARTKSNPDKPYAGGDHSNFYGLDRDFRKGRTDTATFAIEHDLSDSLTIKNTLRHGTSMQDYILTQPDDSKGNVNNGSVWRRANTRVSNTETTTNQTDLFGNFYVAGFKNSFSTGVEYTREESRKSSYNVNTDTTPRTSAVTTNCNPGLIGAASGYNCTSLSNPNPNDPWNGAISRNYAGTDTQSDTYALYVFDTLELSEQWLVNMGLRYDHFETGYNTYNNAGRTTSKGSDTSEFVTGQFGVVYKPAENGSIYASYATSATPPGNTLGEGQEGNPLGGTPDRNGNLLKSDMEPETTKNYEIGTKWDLLNDRLSLTADIFRTEKENARVQVDTTSYENAGKTRVQGIELSASGKITDKWQVFAGYAYMDSEQVDGGDLPANKANNGNELPNTPKNSASLWTTYQVTPKLTIGGGAFYVDDVFGNVANTTMVDSYVRYDAMAAYKLSKNVDLQLNVQNLTNETYYDKAFSTHFANQAAGRTALLSTNFHF; this comes from the coding sequence ATGGCACGTCAACACGCACAATTACCAGTGAGTTCACCACGTCTGCTCGCTTCCGCCATCGGCGTGGCAATCACCGCCGGCTCCGCTGGGCACATGGTGTTCGCCGCTGAAAAGACCGACAGCAAAGCCTCCGGCAATGCCATCGCCCTGGACGCCACCGCCATCACCGGCGAAGCCCTGGACTCGACGTCCTACCAGGTCGAGAAAGCCTCCTCGCCCAAGTACACCGCGCCGCTGGTCGATACGCCGCGCTCGGTCACCGTTATTCCGCAGCAAGTCCTGAAGGACACCGGTGCCCTGAACATGCAGGATGCGCTGCGCACCGTGCCAGGCATCACTTTTGGTGCCGGTGAAGGCGGCAACCCGCAGGGCGACCGTCCGTTCATCCGTGGTTTCGACGCCCAGGGCGACACCTACCTCGACGGCGTACGTGACACCGGCTCCCAGAGCCGCGAGATCTTCGCCGTGGAAAACATCGAAGTCAGCAAGGGCCCGAACTCCGCCATCGGTGGTCGCGGCGCGGCAGGCGGCAGCATCAACCTGGTGAGCAAGAAAGCGCATCTGGGCAACTCGTTCGACGGTGGTTTCACCTGGGGCTCCGACCAGACCCAGCGTTACACCCTGGACGGCAACTACCAGTTCAGCGACACCGCTGCCGGCCGTCTGAACCTGATGAGCCACGAGAGCAACGTCGCCGGTCGCGACAAGGTCGACTACGACCGCTGGGGCATCGCGCCGTCCCTGGCCTTCGGCCTGGGCACCGACACTCGCGTCAACCTCGATTACTACCATCTCGAAAGCAACGACACGCCGGACTCGGGCATTCCTTACACCATCCCGGCCGGCGGCTCGGCGGCGCGTACCAAGTCCAACCCGGACAAACCGTACGCCGGCGGCGATCACAGCAACTTCTACGGTCTGGACCGCGACTTCCGCAAGGGCCGCACCGACACCGCGACCTTCGCCATCGAGCATGACCTGAGCGACTCGCTGACGATCAAGAACACCCTGCGTCACGGCACCAGCATGCAGGATTACATCCTGACCCAGCCGGACGACAGCAAGGGCAACGTCAACAACGGCAGCGTCTGGCGTCGTGCAAACACCCGCGTGAGCAACACCGAGACCACCACCAACCAGACTGACCTGTTCGGTAACTTCTACGTTGCGGGCTTCAAGAACAGCTTCTCCACCGGTGTCGAATACACCCGTGAGGAAAGCCGCAAGTCCTCGTACAACGTCAACACCGACACCACGCCGCGCACCTCGGCCGTGACCACCAACTGCAACCCGGGCCTGATCGGCGCTGCCAGCGGCTACAACTGCACCTCGCTGTCGAACCCGAACCCGAACGATCCGTGGAACGGCGCCATTTCGCGCAACTACGCCGGCACCGACACCCAGTCCGATACTTACGCACTGTATGTGTTCGACACCCTGGAGCTGTCCGAGCAATGGCTGGTGAACATGGGCCTGCGTTACGACCACTTCGAAACCGGCTACAACACTTACAACAACGCTGGCCGCACCACCTCCAAGGGTTCGGACACCAGCGAGTTCGTCACCGGCCAGTTCGGCGTCGTCTACAAACCGGCAGAGAACGGCAGCATCTATGCGTCCTACGCCACCTCCGCCACTCCGCCGGGCAACACCCTGGGTGAAGGTCAGGAAGGCAACCCGCTGGGCGGCACGCCGGATCGCAACGGCAACCTGCTCAAGAGCGACATGGAGCCGGAAACCACCAAGAACTACGAAATCGGTACCAAGTGGGATCTGCTGAACGATCGCCTGTCGCTGACCGCCGACATCTTCCGCACCGAGAAAGAAAACGCGCGTGTCCAGGTTGATACCACCTCGTACGAAAACGCCGGCAAGACGCGTGTACAAGGTATCGAGTTGTCCGCCAGCGGCAAGATCACTGACAAGTGGCAAGTGTTCGCCGGCTACGCCTACATGGACAGCGAACAGGTTGACGGTGGTGACCTGCCGGCCAACAAGGCCAACAACGGTAACGAGCTGCCCAACACGCCGAAAAACAGCGCCAGCCTGTGGACCACTTACCAGGTCACGCCGAAGCTGACCATCGGTGGCGGTGCGTTCTACGTGGATGACGTATTCGGCAACGTGGCCAACACCACCATGGTCGATTCCTACGTTCGCTACGACGCAATGGCGGCGTACAAGCTGAGCAAGAACGTCGACCTGCAACTGAACGTGCAGAACCTGACCAACGAGACCTACTACGACAAAGCCTTCTCGACTCACTTCGCCAATCAGGCGGCGGGCCGTACGGCATTGCTGAGCACCAACTTCCACTTCTGA
- a CDS encoding Fe2+-dependent dioxygenase, translating into MLLHIPALFEKDEVRRIRKALEQADWADGKITAGYQSAKAKHNLQLPEGHPLAKEIGAAMLERLWKNPLFMSAALPHKVFPPLLNCYTAGGSFDFHIDNAVRQPKGSIERVRTDLSATLFFSEPEDYDGGELEIQDTYGTQRVKLPAGDMVLYPGTSLHKVNAVTRGARYASFFWTQSLVREDSQRALLFEMDGAIQQLTQDMPDHPSLIRLTGTYHNLLRRWVEV; encoded by the coding sequence ATGCTGCTGCACATCCCCGCTCTGTTCGAGAAAGACGAAGTGCGGCGCATCCGCAAGGCTCTGGAACAGGCCGACTGGGCCGATGGCAAGATCACCGCTGGCTATCAATCGGCCAAGGCCAAGCACAATCTGCAACTGCCCGAAGGCCATCCGCTGGCCAAGGAAATCGGCGCGGCAATGCTTGAACGCCTGTGGAAAAATCCGCTGTTCATGTCAGCTGCGCTGCCGCACAAAGTATTTCCGCCGTTACTCAACTGCTACACGGCGGGCGGCAGTTTCGATTTTCACATCGACAACGCGGTGCGCCAGCCCAAGGGCAGCATCGAGCGGGTGCGCACCGATCTGTCGGCCACGCTGTTCTTCAGTGAGCCCGAGGATTACGACGGCGGCGAGCTGGAGATCCAGGACACCTACGGCACCCAGCGCGTGAAACTGCCCGCCGGCGACATGGTGCTTTACCCCGGCACCAGCCTGCACAAGGTCAACGCCGTCACTCGCGGCGCGCGCTATGCCTCGTTCTTCTGGACCCAAAGTCTGGTGCGCGAAGACAGCCAGCGCGCTTTGCTGTTCGAGATGGACGGTGCGATCCAGCAACTGACCCAGGACATGCCCGATCACCCTTCGCTGATCCGTCTGACCGGCACCTATCACAACCTGCTGCGTCGCTGGGTCGAGGTCTGA
- a CDS encoding tetratricopeptide repeat protein, which yields MADFRLRREEVLDGERLTAMLAESPARAAQAILLAAGEGVLEAQALLGQILLDGHGIAQDQPLALRWFGIAAGQGHLMARNMLGRCHEHGWGCVADAAVAARHYRVAADAGLDWAMYNLANLLATGRGAAVDQPQALALYRQAAESGHAKSMNLLGRYLEEGRHCRADPAAAFDWYRRSAQSGDFRGQFSYASVLAERSQIREALKWYRQAMCGGHAVFLHVAAQTLESASHPAIQALAQEYKERAEHMAV from the coding sequence GTGGCGGACTTTCGTTTGCGCCGCGAAGAAGTCCTCGACGGCGAACGGCTCACCGCCATGCTTGCAGAAAGTCCGGCACGTGCGGCCCAGGCCATTCTGCTGGCGGCAGGTGAGGGCGTGCTGGAGGCGCAGGCGCTGCTCGGACAGATCCTTCTTGATGGTCACGGGATTGCTCAGGATCAGCCGTTGGCGCTGCGCTGGTTTGGAATCGCGGCAGGGCAGGGACATCTGATGGCGCGCAACATGCTCGGCCGCTGTCATGAACATGGATGGGGTTGTGTGGCCGACGCAGCGGTTGCCGCCAGGCATTATCGCGTTGCAGCAGATGCCGGGCTGGACTGGGCGATGTACAACCTCGCCAATCTGCTGGCGACCGGGCGCGGGGCGGCTGTGGATCAGCCGCAAGCCTTGGCGCTTTATCGTCAGGCCGCCGAGTCGGGGCACGCCAAGTCGATGAACCTGCTCGGTCGGTATCTTGAAGAGGGACGTCATTGCCGCGCTGACCCGGCCGCAGCCTTCGATTGGTATCGCCGCTCGGCGCAGAGCGGCGACTTCCGTGGCCAGTTCAGTTATGCCAGTGTTCTGGCCGAGCGCTCTCAGATAAGAGAGGCGTTGAAATGGTACCGCCAGGCGATGTGCGGGGGGCATGCTGTGTTTCTCCATGTGGCTGCCCAGACCTTGGAAAGCGCATCGCACCCTGCTATTCAAGCATTGGCTCAAGAGTACAAAGAGCGCGCAGAACACATGGCCGTCTAG
- a CDS encoding alpha-xenorhabdolysin family binary toxin subunit A produces MSSSSLWGDALNNASPEQVMQMAAAAPKLLSDASVSEGDDVVRDRGLLLTKKQIIDLRKYEAAGLALPHTLKDVVDYLRFGAGQDGGPGLNPTDFLSTFVNTRNHARRWSPLRERIMMTGQGLKSFASSMLNYGKSIQEVLNDDDSVAFLKANKIKTLAQLKALEIELGDKFPDIEIDPDTVATLGYYLQRIFERINKNLSDVQGIKNDLDMFGYDLREHVLPGIKLRVGLIDSSTLAENVKVLKNNIDNRAKEIDIKNTEYKAAVQEALKSAAGMNIVGLAMAIYMGVEAENIRAARNALYAEQERDIQLLASMNQTLGSLARVKHDLQSLMIVAIDAEIATQNLIHVWKSLYVHISNSVAAMNRVNDALSLRIFGTEFEEVVLPWKAIETDSDKLIQVFKEADAEYERNYSFSTRASRVIGINTTVSYSPVDVATLTSSIEQVREARTQAEVLKTRLGYLPDLFDRFKRIVIGMGQCQSQLQDSAQSGVNDLQNSLRRLTRNEKDRLKETDPEVIEEIDDERKDILRSISSAMTKQASLVGSALRNIDARFDVRLTQAYIADFQRDALVANAEIAQLEGKLAELAADRKIINDGVTLLEKSGIEKLGKDVELTIAKITELGLAPPEIKLVMAAIDQLKRTLIGIGESVRFLDMIRESDKLKLKVDGVQADIERERSGIRDSQGKVAYLTAIHVMEDCRAEYAATYRPAVNAFEQLRDAINVERLDDFDALSAALKQHAPLFIAFVDPLSLPQR; encoded by the coding sequence ATGTCTTCTTCCAGCTTATGGGGCGATGCCCTGAATAACGCCTCGCCTGAGCAAGTTATGCAGATGGCGGCGGCGGCGCCTAAGTTACTCAGTGATGCATCGGTTTCCGAGGGGGACGATGTCGTGCGTGACCGCGGACTTCTCCTCACCAAAAAACAGATCATTGATTTGCGTAAATATGAAGCGGCCGGTCTGGCGCTTCCACATACCCTGAAGGATGTCGTTGATTATCTGCGTTTCGGCGCCGGGCAGGACGGTGGCCCAGGTTTAAACCCGACTGATTTCCTTTCGACCTTCGTCAACACCCGCAACCACGCAAGACGTTGGTCGCCGTTGCGTGAACGCATCATGATGACCGGACAAGGACTGAAGAGCTTTGCCAGCAGCATGCTCAATTATGGCAAATCGATTCAGGAAGTCTTGAACGATGATGATTCTGTCGCGTTCCTCAAGGCAAACAAGATTAAAACACTCGCTCAGCTTAAGGCGCTGGAAATCGAACTGGGTGACAAGTTTCCGGATATTGAAATTGACCCTGATACGGTCGCGACACTGGGTTATTACCTGCAACGGATATTCGAGAGGATCAATAAAAACCTGAGCGATGTGCAGGGCATAAAAAATGATCTGGATATGTTTGGTTATGATCTGCGCGAGCATGTTCTGCCCGGCATAAAACTTCGGGTCGGGCTGATTGACAGCAGTACGTTGGCAGAGAATGTCAAAGTATTGAAGAACAATATTGATAATCGTGCTAAAGAAATTGATATCAAAAACACTGAATACAAGGCGGCGGTTCAGGAGGCATTGAAGTCTGCAGCCGGGATGAACATCGTGGGCCTGGCCATGGCTATCTACATGGGGGTAGAGGCCGAAAATATTCGTGCTGCACGCAACGCGTTGTATGCCGAACAGGAGCGGGATATCCAGCTGCTGGCGAGTATGAATCAGACGCTCGGTTCCCTTGCCCGCGTCAAGCATGACCTGCAAAGTCTGATGATCGTGGCGATTGATGCTGAGATTGCCACGCAGAACCTGATACATGTCTGGAAAAGCCTGTACGTGCACATCTCCAACTCGGTAGCGGCGATGAACCGAGTCAACGACGCCTTGAGCCTGCGGATCTTCGGGACCGAATTCGAAGAAGTCGTGTTGCCATGGAAAGCCATCGAGACCGACTCGGACAAGCTTATCCAGGTCTTCAAAGAAGCTGATGCAGAATACGAGCGCAACTATTCGTTCAGCACGCGTGCCTCGCGTGTGATCGGTATCAACACCACAGTGAGCTATTCGCCTGTGGACGTTGCCACCCTGACATCCTCTATTGAACAGGTGCGTGAAGCCCGCACTCAGGCAGAAGTCTTGAAAACCCGACTGGGTTACCTGCCCGATCTTTTTGACCGCTTCAAGCGAATCGTGATTGGCATGGGACAATGCCAAAGCCAATTGCAGGATTCGGCACAGTCGGGTGTGAATGATCTGCAAAACAGCCTGCGACGTCTCACCCGCAACGAGAAGGACCGGTTAAAAGAAACCGATCCTGAGGTCATTGAAGAAATCGATGATGAGCGTAAGGACATTTTGCGTTCGATCTCCTCTGCGATGACCAAGCAGGCATCTTTGGTGGGAAGCGCCTTGCGCAACATTGATGCACGGTTTGATGTTCGCCTGACGCAGGCTTACATCGCTGATTTTCAGCGCGACGCGCTTGTGGCCAATGCTGAAATTGCCCAACTGGAGGGCAAACTTGCAGAGCTTGCGGCTGATCGCAAGATCATCAATGACGGGGTCACTCTTCTGGAAAAAAGTGGCATCGAGAAACTCGGCAAGGATGTTGAACTGACTATCGCCAAGATAACCGAGCTGGGCCTGGCTCCGCCGGAAATCAAACTGGTGATGGCGGCCATCGATCAACTGAAGCGAACCCTCATCGGCATCGGCGAATCGGTGCGCTTTCTGGACATGATTCGCGAGAGCGACAAGCTGAAGCTGAAAGTCGATGGCGTGCAGGCTGATATCGAACGTGAGCGCTCGGGTATCCGTGATTCGCAAGGCAAGGTCGCGTACCTGACGGCCATTCATGTCATGGAGGACTGTCGCGCCGAATATGCCGCCACCTACCGTCCTGCCGTGAATGCTTTTGAGCAATTGCGCGATGCGATCAATGTCGAGCGGTTGGACGACTTTGATGCACTCAGTGCCGCATTGAAACAGCATGCGCCACTGTTTATCGCTTTCGTTGATCCGCTGTCATTACCGCAGCGCTGA
- a CDS encoding type III PLP-dependent enzyme, with protein MSIQVEDYFARETFQKMKAFADKQETPFVVIDTAMIAQAYDDLRAGFEFAKVYYAVKANPAVEIIDLLKEKGSSFDIASIYELDKVLSRGVSPDQISYGNTIKKSKDIRYFYEKGVRLFATDSEADLRNIAKAAPGAKVYVRILTEGSTTADWPLSRKFGCQTDMAMDLLILARDLGLVPYGISFHVGSQQRDISVWDAAIAKVKVIFERLKEEDGIHLKLINMGGGFPANYITRTNSLETYAEEIIRFLKEDFGDDLPEIILEPGRSLIANAGILVSEVVLVARKSRTAVERWVYTDVGKFSGLIETMDEAIKFPIWTEKKGEMEEVVIAGPTCDSADIMYENYKYGLPLNLAIGDRLYWLSTGAYTTSYSAVEFNGFPPLKSFYV; from the coding sequence ATGTCGATCCAGGTCGAAGACTATTTCGCGCGCGAAACCTTTCAGAAAATGAAGGCGTTCGCCGACAAACAGGAAACCCCGTTCGTGGTGATCGACACCGCGATGATCGCCCAGGCCTACGATGACCTGCGTGCCGGTTTCGAATTCGCCAAGGTCTACTACGCGGTCAAGGCCAACCCGGCCGTCGAGATCATCGACCTGCTCAAGGAGAAAGGCTCGAGCTTTGACATCGCCTCGATCTATGAGCTGGACAAAGTACTGAGCCGTGGCGTCAGCCCGGACCAGATCAGCTACGGCAACACCATCAAGAAATCCAAGGACATTCGCTACTTCTATGAGAAGGGCGTACGCCTGTTCGCGACCGACTCGGAAGCCGACCTGCGCAACATCGCCAAGGCTGCGCCGGGCGCCAAAGTCTATGTGCGCATCCTGACCGAAGGCTCGACCACGGCCGACTGGCCACTGTCGCGCAAGTTCGGCTGCCAGACCGACATGGCCATGGACCTGCTGATCCTCGCCCGCGACCTGGGTCTGGTGCCATACGGCATTTCGTTCCACGTCGGTTCGCAACAGCGTGACATCAGCGTCTGGGACGCGGCGATCGCCAAGGTCAAAGTGATCTTCGAGCGCTTGAAAGAAGAAGACGGCATCCACCTGAAGCTGATCAACATGGGCGGTGGCTTCCCGGCCAACTACATCACCCGCACCAACAGCCTGGAAACCTACGCCGAAGAAATCATCCGTTTCCTGAAGGAAGACTTCGGTGATGACCTGCCGGAAATCATTCTGGAACCGGGCCGTTCGTTGATTGCCAACGCCGGCATCCTGGTCAGCGAAGTGGTACTGGTCGCGCGTAAATCCCGCACCGCCGTCGAGCGTTGGGTTTATACCGATGTGGGCAAGTTCTCCGGCCTGATCGAAACCATGGACGAAGCGATCAAGTTCCCGATCTGGACCGAAAAGAAAGGCGAGATGGAAGAAGTCGTGATAGCCGGCCCGACCTGCGACAGCGCCGACATCATGTACGAAAACTACAAGTACGGCCTGCCGCTGAACCTGGCGATCGGTGATCGCCTGTACTGGCTGTCGACCGGTGCGTACACCACCAGTTACAGCGCCGTAGAGTTCAATGGCTTCCCGCCGCTGAAATCGTTTTACGTGTAA
- a CDS encoding betaine/proline/choline family ABC transporter ATP-binding protein (Members of the family are the ATP-binding subunit of ABC transporters for substrates such as betaine, L-proline or other amino acids, choline, carnitine, etc. The substrate specificity is best determined from the substrate-binding subunit, rather than this subunit, as it interacts with the permease subunit and not with substrate directly.), translating to MIELQNLSKTFQSNGKDVKAVDSVSLTVNEGEICVFLGPSGCGKSTTLKMINRLIKPTSGKILVNGEDTTDLDEVTLRRNIGYVIQQIGLFPNMTIEENIVVVPKLLGWDKQKCHDRARELMSMIKLEPKQYLHRYPRELSGGQQQRIGVIRALAADAPLLLMDEPFGAVDPINREMIQNEFFEMQRALNKTVIMVSHDIDEAIKLGDKIAIFRAGKLLQIDHPDTLLAHPADDFVSNFVGQDSTLKRLLLVKAEDAADNAPSVSPETPVADALELMDEHDRRYVVVTCAENKALGYVRRRDLHRQTGTCAQFLREFNATAAYDEHLRILLSRMYEFNRAWLPVMDAERVFLGEVTQESIAAYLSSGRSRGMKTNIVSPAEAVA from the coding sequence ATGATCGAACTTCAAAACCTCAGCAAGACCTTCCAAAGCAACGGCAAAGATGTGAAAGCCGTGGACTCGGTGAGCCTGACCGTCAATGAAGGCGAAATCTGCGTATTCCTCGGGCCATCGGGCTGCGGCAAAAGCACCACGCTGAAAATGATCAACCGCCTGATCAAGCCGACCTCCGGCAAGATCCTGGTCAACGGTGAAGACACCACCGACCTCGACGAAGTGACCCTGCGCCGCAACATCGGCTACGTGATTCAGCAGATCGGTCTGTTCCCGAACATGACCATTGAAGAGAACATCGTCGTCGTGCCGAAACTGCTCGGCTGGGACAAACAGAAATGCCACGATCGCGCCCGCGAATTGATGAGCATGATCAAGCTTGAGCCCAAGCAGTATCTGCATCGTTATCCCCGTGAACTGTCCGGCGGCCAGCAGCAACGGATCGGCGTGATCCGCGCGCTGGCAGCAGATGCACCGCTGTTGCTGATGGACGAACCGTTTGGTGCGGTGGACCCGATCAACCGCGAAATGATCCAGAACGAGTTCTTCGAGATGCAGCGCGCGTTGAACAAGACCGTGATCATGGTCAGCCACGACATCGACGAAGCGATCAAACTCGGCGACAAGATCGCGATCTTCCGCGCCGGCAAGCTGTTGCAGATTGATCACCCGGACACCCTGCTCGCCCATCCGGCGGACGACTTCGTCAGCAACTTCGTCGGCCAGGACAGCACACTCAAACGCCTGCTGCTGGTGAAAGCCGAAGACGCGGCGGACAACGCGCCGTCGGTGAGCCCGGAAACCCCGGTGGCGGATGCGCTGGAGCTGATGGATGAACATGACCGCCGTTATGTGGTGGTCACCTGTGCCGAGAACAAGGCATTGGGTTACGTGCGACGTCGCGACCTGCACCGTCAGACCGGTACATGCGCGCAATTCCTGCGCGAGTTCAACGCCACGGCCGCCTATGACGAACACCTGCGCATTCTGTTGTCGCGCATGTACGAGTTCAATCGGGCGTGGCTGCCTGTGATGGATGCCGAGCGGGTTTTCCTTGGCGAAGTCACCCAGGAGTCGATTGCGGCGTACCTGAGTTCGGGTCGTTCACGCGGAATGAAGACCAATATCGTGTCGCCGGCCGAAGCGGTGGCCTGA
- a CDS encoding ABC transporter permease — MEFLNAFSHLDWQQVMHLTWQHITLVGIAVSLAILIGVPLGILMTRFPSLAGPLQASATVLLTVPSIALFGLLLPFYSKFGQGLGPMPAITAVFLYSLLPIMRNTYLALTGVEPGIREAARGIGMTFGQRLRMVELPIAVPVILAGVRTAVVMNIGVMTIAATIGAGGLGVLILASISRSDMSMLIVGALLVSLLAIFADLFLQWLQRSLTPKGLLK; from the coding sequence ATGGAATTTTTGAACGCCTTTTCCCACCTCGACTGGCAGCAGGTGATGCACCTGACCTGGCAGCACATCACCCTGGTCGGCATCGCCGTCAGCCTGGCGATTCTCATCGGCGTGCCGCTGGGTATTTTGATGACGCGCTTCCCGAGTCTCGCTGGCCCGCTACAAGCCAGTGCCACGGTGCTGCTGACCGTGCCGTCGATTGCGCTGTTCGGCCTGCTGCTGCCGTTCTACTCGAAATTCGGCCAGGGCCTCGGCCCGATGCCGGCGATCACCGCCGTATTCCTTTATTCACTGTTGCCGATCATGCGCAACACCTACCTCGCCCTGACCGGCGTCGAACCGGGCATCCGCGAAGCCGCACGCGGCATCGGCATGACCTTCGGCCAGCGCCTGCGCATGGTCGAGTTGCCGATTGCCGTGCCGGTAATCCTCGCCGGTGTGCGTACCGCCGTGGTGATGAACATCGGCGTGATGACCATCGCCGCGACCATCGGCGCCGGCGGCCTCGGCGTACTGATCCTCGCCTCCATCAGCCGCAGCGACATGTCGATGCTCATCGTCGGCGCACTGCTGGTCAGTCTCCTGGCGATCTTCGCGGACTTGTTTTTGCAGTGGCTGCAACGCTCTTTGACTCCAAAAGGATTACTCAAATGA
- a CDS encoding glycine betaine ABC transporter substrate-binding protein produces the protein MKRFSLILGCALLFAGFAQAAEKPLIRLGARVFTEQTLLAEITAQYLRSKGYDAQITGGLGSNLARSAHESGQLDMLWEYTGVSLVAYNHVTEKLDSEQSYARVKELDAKKGLVWLTPSKFSNTYALALPKNVAEEYPQISNISQLNDVLKAEAKTNHLVALDTEFANRSDGLDGMVKLYDMNLTRQNIRQMDAGLVYTALRNGQVFAGLVYTTDGRLNAFGLKLLEDDKHYFPDYTAAPVVRQAYLDAHPQLAAQLKPLAELFDDETMRQLNARVDVDHESPSRVAADFLRQHPLN, from the coding sequence ATGAAACGATTTAGCTTGATTCTGGGCTGCGCCCTGCTGTTCGCAGGATTTGCCCAGGCGGCGGAAAAGCCGCTCATTCGCCTCGGCGCCCGGGTATTCACCGAGCAGACCCTGCTCGCGGAAATCACCGCCCAATACCTGCGCAGCAAAGGCTACGACGCGCAGATCACCGGCGGACTGGGCAGCAACCTGGCCCGCAGCGCCCACGAAAGCGGGCAACTGGACATGCTCTGGGAATACACCGGGGTGTCGCTGGTGGCCTACAACCATGTCACCGAAAAACTCGACAGCGAACAGTCCTACGCCCGGGTGAAAGAACTCGACGCGAAAAAAGGCCTGGTCTGGCTGACGCCGTCGAAATTCAGCAACACCTACGCCCTCGCCCTGCCGAAAAACGTCGCCGAGGAATATCCGCAGATCAGCAACATCAGTCAGTTGAACGACGTGCTGAAGGCTGAAGCCAAGACCAACCACCTGGTCGCGCTGGACACCGAGTTCGCCAACCGCTCGGATGGACTGGATGGCATGGTCAAGCTGTACGACATGAACCTGACACGCCAGAACATTCGGCAGATGGACGCGGGTCTGGTCTACACCGCACTGCGCAACGGGCAAGTGTTTGCCGGTCTGGTCTACACCACCGACGGTCGACTGAATGCTTTCGGCCTGAAGCTGCTGGAAGACGACAAGCATTACTTCCCGGACTACACCGCTGCGCCAGTCGTGCGTCAGGCCTACCTCGACGCTCACCCGCAACTGGCGGCGCAACTCAAGCCGCTGGCCGAACTGTTCGACGACGAAACCATGCGCCAGCTCAACGCGCGGGTCGATGTCGATCACGAGAGCCCGTCGAGAGTCGCTGCCGATTTCCTGCGCCAGCACCCACTGAATTAA
- a CDS encoding ABC transporter permease, protein MGGAVVIALLALLVHWIGINTIEHYRDDLLFYLQAHLILVLASMLAALVVGIPAGIFLSRPTMVGRAERFMQIFNIGNTVPPLAVLAIALGILGIGSGPAIFALFLASLLPIVRNTYEGLKNVQGSLKEAAVGIGMTPRQVLWQVELPNAVPIIVGGVRVALAINVGTAPLAFLIGANSLGSLIFPGIALNNQPQLLLGAACTALLALLLDGLVTLASRLWLERGLRPS, encoded by the coding sequence ATGGGAGGTGCGGTGGTGATCGCGCTCCTGGCCCTGCTGGTCCACTGGATCGGCATCAACACGATCGAACACTACCGCGACGATTTGTTGTTTTACCTGCAAGCTCATCTGATTCTCGTCCTCGCTTCAATGCTGGCCGCCCTTGTCGTGGGCATCCCCGCCGGTATCTTCCTGAGCCGCCCGACCATGGTCGGCCGCGCCGAACGCTTCATGCAAATCTTCAACATCGGCAACACCGTGCCACCGCTGGCCGTACTGGCGATTGCCCTGGGGATACTCGGCATCGGCAGTGGTCCGGCGATCTTCGCTTTGTTCCTCGCCTCGCTTTTGCCGATTGTGCGCAACACCTATGAAGGCCTGAAAAACGTCCAGGGTTCGCTGAAAGAAGCCGCCGTCGGCATCGGCATGACTCCGCGTCAGGTGCTGTGGCAAGTCGAACTGCCCAACGCCGTGCCGATCATCGTCGGCGGTGTGCGCGTCGCGCTGGCGATCAACGTCGGTACCGCGCCGCTGGCGTTCCTGATCGGCGCCAACAGCCTCGGCAGCCTGATCTTCCCCGGCATCGCCCTGAACAATCAGCCGCAACTGCTGCTCGGCGCCGCGTGCACCGCGCTGCTGGCCCTGCTGCTCGATGGCCTGGTCACCCTCGCCAGCCGTCTCTGGCTGGAACGCGGTTTGCGCCCGTCTTAA